The following coding sequences are from one Lycium ferocissimum isolate CSIRO_LF1 chromosome 3, AGI_CSIRO_Lferr_CH_V1, whole genome shotgun sequence window:
- the LOC132049311 gene encoding protein RADIALIS-like 1, whose product MASNWTTKQNKKFEEALVMYDKDTSADKWYNIAKYVGGKSVEEVRRHYDLLVKDITQIENGQVPLPNYRTASETNARGYANEQRLLKNLKLQ is encoded by the exons ATGGCCTCAAATTGGACAACAAAGCAAAACAAGAAGTTTGAGGAGGCATTGGTTATGTACGACAAGGACACTAGTGCTGATAAATGGTATAACATAGCCAAATATGTTGGTGGCAAATCAGTTGAGGAAGTTAGAAGGCATTATGATCTTCTTGTGAAGGATATTACCCAAATTGAAAATGGTCAAGTCCCTTTGCCTAATTATAGGACTGCTTCAGAAACCAATGCTAGAGGATATGCTAATGAACAGAG GCTTCTGAAGAATCTAAAGCTACAGTGA
- the LOC132049312 gene encoding probable mediator of RNA polymerase II transcription subunit 26b has protein sequence MAKSLDKWRDYFRTANSDIFDIIEHAIMVAAVDCPKEFKLRRDRIAEMLFTCKFTMCFGCDKVELSVPIVAANDDDDEKKVKSENEFGGVSKESKANSSIDQHVENKSNYSYGEAEALTEEIEEETQTFGEVMRIKDVIDHSQAESGELFECLRRLQLMALSVETLKATEIGKSVNSLRKHNSKDIRHLSRTLIEDWKVLVDEWVNVTTAFAGTESTPESMKASVVDHEEEGLPSPPLDDLAFFSAQTTGIELSQFFDGMDDDGNPRNSGEFNENRGNGRKPSLDKPRNSFDAAPKERKGEQQKKQEAVIKKQTTIVKPNKPSGGNSGPGRPIKPASEQKLKISETNFQQKSDKGTLQKRPVPSQQNKFRRSDEDAVQVKLEATKRKLQERYQEAENAKRQRTIQVMELNDIPKKGPIQGVGLKNSHMRPGNNNRHWANGRR, from the exons ATGGCTAAGAGTCTTGATAAATGGAGGGATTATTTTAGGACAGCAAATTCAgatatatttgatataattgAGCATGCAATTATGGTAGCAGCTGTTGATTGTCCCAAAGAGTTCAAATTAAGAAGAGATAGAATTGCTGAAATGTTATTTACTTGTAAATTCACTATGTGTTTTGGTTGTGATAAAGTTGAATTAAGTGTCCCAATTGTTGctgctaatgatgatgatgatgaaaaaaAGGTTAAGAGTGAAAATGAGTTTGGTGGTGTTAGTAAAGAGAGCAAAGCTAATAGTAGTATTGATCAACATGTTGAAAATAAGAGTAATTATAGTTATGGTGAAGCTGAGGCATTAACTGAGGAGATTGAGGAAGAAACACAAACTTTTGGTGAGGTTATGAGGATCAAAGATGTTATTGATCACAGCCAAGCTGAG TCTGGAGAGTTATTTGAGTGCTTAAGAAGGCTTCAACTAATGGCTTTGTCTGTGGAGACCTTGAAG GCCACAGAGATCGGAAAGTCAGTTAATTCTCTCAGAAAGCATAACTCAAAGGATATTCGGCATCTATCCCGGACATTGATTGA GGATTGGAAGGTCTTGGTAGATGAATGGGTGAATGTTACTACAGCCTTTGCAG GTACCGAAAGCACTCCAGAGTCTATGAAAGCATCTGTTGTTGATCACGAGGAGGAAGGACTTCCTTCCCCACCTTTAGATGACTTAGCTTTCTTTTCTGCTCAGACCACTGGAATTGAGTTGTCACAA TTCTTTGATGGCATGGATGATGATGGAA ATCCTCGCAACAGTGGGGAATTCAATGAGAACCGTGGAAATGGCAGAAAGCCATCTCTGGATAAGCCTCGAAACAGTTTCGATGCTGCTCCGAAAGAGAGGAAGGGTGAACAACAAAAGAAACAGGAAGCTGTAATCAAGAAACAAACAACGATTGTCAAACCAAATAAGCCATCTGGAGGTAACTCTGGGCCTGGAAGACCAATAAAACCAGCCTCAGAACAGAAGCTCAAGATTAGCGAGACGAATTTCCAGCAGAAATCTGATAAAGGCACACTTCAGAAGAGGCCTGTGCCGTCTCAACAAAAC AAATTTAGACGCTCAGATGAGGATGCAGTTCAAGTCAAACTCGAGGCTACAAAGAGAAAGCTCCAGGAACGGTACCAAGAAGCTGAAAACG CCAAGAGGCAGCGGACAATACAGGTTATGGAGTTGAATGATATCCCGAAGAAGGGCCCTATCCAAGGTGTTGGCCTTAAGAATTCTCATATGAGACCTGGCAACAATAACCGGCATTGGGCAAATGGACGTCGTTGA